The following coding sequences are from one Camarhynchus parvulus chromosome 1, STF_HiC, whole genome shotgun sequence window:
- the NUMA1 gene encoding nuclear mitotic apparatus protein 1 isoform X3, protein MTSQSLRNSSEGSVQEPDRLATMSLHGERVAALLAWVNSTKVCPDPVNDLSQLRDCSVFIRIIHKILGSKEGESVLEQPLPEKISFIHGFLQKHCRHKVAAENLVSAQKLLDGEELALAKVAVLLLYHTSMSSKDSGDWNEFDYKTQVELASIVKFVLDNEECLNENLEPFLQRRAEPPLSSVSSSSSEEHSPLFSLPSKREVRFLELQRIAAFPSTNLPSTQSSPMGDIMQTPQFQLRRLKVQLAFERKKQEELEVEVVENHKLVMEKDAQITRMQQQIDRLVKLNEKQAEDLLEPKEMEELREKNESLVGRLHEAFRQCQDLKTEKAQMDRKINQLSEENGDLSFKLREIASNMVQLQRALNELSEEHNSAMAQSQEKQRQLEKELHAALQDKKCSEEKIEILQGKISMLEDQLAKLEECSTQEKGEVMGDILKLEELKQEVSSLTAKGLQLEEEKQQLEEEKQQLDNLVTSLQSSLSESQRAQERLKRDQQARAAEEQAERLAALSAQHEQALRERDSALRQLQQANTSLSSQLQAGDEEKAALSCRVGELEAQILELGAQRQQGVAAEALKAQLQELEGRLKESQQRLAEREKLARENSRLQEQLLFLEESLRNTEGILEDEKRRAAECLEGNLARIAELEAERQQLVQGREPALPEQGEELATRQVSQESREQPVGASPAARGEDEESRRLKEEMQALSREHSRTCQQLQAEQEKVAVLEAQAEQLAGLQADLSSAQSWAKEKENEEQKLRAEISSLQEKMAVAEQAAAQRVAKLEADAQRAAEALEGVSQQLSQEKLKSKELEGTMDQLRIAEKELVSLRSVVQEKESWKEQVSQCVQEMERKNSLISSLEQEVSILHHQVKEKEGESKELKRLILAESEKSKKLEERLRVLQTEMATAASRAAERCSLMKVEVQRCQDEMEKQRMTIEALKRDRHSQSEREDELRQEAKVCQDKCLQKEQLVAALQQELDSARARHASLESQQRQDLEQRAKAVSTLQGELAQAKLEAAEVPSLREQLAEKERALQEYESSKAAALEERKKLLEETQRLTSQVDELNKKLTQHEKATWTQQQRVKALEGELQAAVTSHQEKVAELQVQLTQKEQAAEHYKGQMEKAKSHYDAKKQQNQELSEKLKAMEHLQKENTELQSKSERLAKELQQSILQAKESEMSCKNLTSQICSLEAQVQELRKFQGKTATVKGHEASFESVADQSTDSLDEAQQLSSPRKATSSQLEVSVAPSDSEESLLSQRLPQRKSSLESLYFTPILSATRSQLQSSANFPGDFSLDSGCKTRSARHRTTINITMTDKQAESEELVCIKNIPLAQSTKTSSPAKGRLRSGASTRSLTSFSSQESLAKLEASSPEKTPGHSVLLGLPGYRPVTRSSLRLQRTSSSSLGQSTMKLGMCQDEPEQLDDWNRIAELQRRNQARPPHLKTSYPLESMPSTSLGTITDEDVKMGDPEETLQRGSRQSSQPIATGSRRSSQASSITTRQRRKRLSEETHQGPDTPPSKKPTSCFPRPQSSQDRSVQSGSQVSQDSEQRAPATPAQRRQSMAFSILNTPRELGRRLLRRAITQRSTPTSSSGTRRSSRIATAKSPKGKASRQSRKDKRS, encoded by the exons CCTCGGGAGCAAGGAGGGGGagtctgtgctggagcagccactgccAGAGAAGATCTCCTTCATCCATGGATTCCTGCAGA AGCACTGCCGGCACAAAGTGGCTGCAGAAAACCTTGTCTCTGCACAGAAACTCCTGGATGGAGAGGAGCTGGCCCTGGCGAAG gtGGCCGTGCTGCTCCTGTATCACACCTCCATGAGTTCCAAGGACTCTGGGGACTGGAATGAATTTGACTACAAGACCCAG GTTGAACTGGCATCAATCGTCAAATTTGTGCTGGATAACGAGGAGTGCCTGAATGAGAATCTGGAGCCatttctgcagaggagag cagaGCCGCCCTTGTCCAGtgtgtccagcagcagctctgaggaacaTTCCCCACTGTTCTCTCTCCCTTCCAAGAGAGAGGTGCgtttcctggagctgcagaggatcgctgccttccccagcaccaa CTTGCCCAGCACTCAGTCTTCGCCCATGGGGGACATCATGCAGACCCCCCAGTTTCAGCTGCGGAGGCTCAAGGTGCAGCTGGCttttgagagaaagaaacaggaagagctggaggtggaggtggtggagaATCACAAGCTCGTCATGGAGAAGG ATGCTCAGATCAccaggatgcagcagcagatTGATCGCTTGGTAAAGCTCAATGAGAAGCAAGCTGAAGACCTGCTGGAGCCCAAAGAaatggaggagctgagggagaagAACGAGAG CCTGGTGGGGCGCCTGCACGAGGCCttcaggcagtgccaggacctGAAGACTGAAAAAGCCCAGATGGACCGAAAAATCAACCAGCTCTCCGAGGAGAATGGGGATCTTTCCTTCAAG CTGCGGGAGATCGCCAGCAATATGGTCCAGCTGCAACGAGCCCTGAATGAGCTCTCAGAGGAGCACAACAGTGCCATGGCACAGTCGCAGGAAAAGCAGcggcagctggagaaggagctgcatgcagccctgcaggataAG AAATGCTCAGAAGAGAAAATCGAGATTCTACAGGGAAAGATTTCTATGCTGGAGGACCAGTTGGCCAAGCTGGAGGAGTGCAGTacccaggagaagggagaagtcATGGGGGACATTTTGAAG ctggaggagctgaagcaGGAAGTGTCCAGCCTCACGGCCAAAGgactgcagctggaggaggagaagcagcagctggaggaggagaagcaacAGCTGGACAACCTTGTCACCAGCCTCCAGAGCTCCCTCTCTGAGAGCCAGCGGgcccaggagaggctgaagcGAGACCAGCAGGCGCGGGCTGCCGAGGAGCAGGCTGAGCGGCTGGCTGCCCTGAGCGCCCAGCACGAGCAGGCCCTGCGGGAAAGGGACTCTGCCCTGCGACAGCTCCAGCAGGCCAACACATCCCtcagcagccagctgcaggcCGGGGACGAGGAGAAGGCTGCGCTGAGCTGCAGGGTGGGCGAACTGGAAGCCCAGATCCTGGAGCTGGGTGCCCAACGGCAGCAGGGAGTGGCAGCAGAGGCACTGaaagcccagctgcaggagctggagggcaGGCTGAAGGAGAGCCAGCAGAGGCTGGCTGAGAGGGAGAAGCTGGCCCGGGAGAACAGCcgcctgcaggagcagctgctcttcctGGAGGAATCCCTGCGGAACACTGAGGGAATATTGGAGGACGAGAAGAGACGGGCAGCTGAGTGCCTGGAAGGCAACCTGGCCAGGATCgctgagctggaggcagagagACAGCAGCTGGTTCAGGGCcgggagccagccctgccagagcagggtgaggagctggCCACACGCCAGGTGTCACAGGAGAGCCGGGAGCAGCCCGTGggagcctctcctgctgcccgAGGGGAGGACGAGGAGAGCAGGCGGCTGAAGGAGGAGATGCAGGCGCTGAGCCGGGAACACAGCCGGAcctgtcagcagctgcaggctgagcaggagaaggtggctgtgctggaggcccaggcagagcagctggctgGCCTCCAGGCTGACTTGTCCAGCGCTCAGTCATGggcaaaggagaaggagaatgaGGAGCAGAAGCTAAGGGCCGAGATTTCATCCCTTCAGGAGAAgatggctgtggcagagcaagcagcagctcagcgTGTGGCCAAGCTGGAGGCGGAtgcccagagagctgctgaggcactggagggagtctcccagcagctgtcccaggagAAGCTCAAGTCCAAGGAGTTGGAAGGCACCATGGATCAGCTGCGGATTGCAGAGAAGGAGCTGGTGTCCCTCCGCTCTGTTGTGCAAGAGAAGGAGAGCTGGAAGGAACAAGTGTCCCAGTGTGTCCAGGAGATGGAGAGGAAGAACAGCCTGatcagcagcctggagcaggaggtcTCCATCCTCCATCACCAggtgaaagagaaggaaggggagagcAAGGAGCTGAAGCGCCTGATCCTGGCTGAGTCGGAGAAGAGCAAGAAGCTGGAGGAGAGGCTGCGGGTGCTGCAGACTGAGATGGCCACTGCAGCCTCCCGTGCAGCCGAGAGGTGCTCACTGATGAAGGTGGAGGTGCAGCGGTGCCAGGACGAGATGGAGAAGCAGCGGATGACCATTGAGGCCCTGAAGAGGGACCGCCATAGCCAGAGCGAGCGGGAGGATGAGCTGCGGCAGGAGGCAAAGGTCTGCCAGGACAAGTGCCTACAGAAGGAGCAGCTcgtggctgctctgcagcaggagctcgACAGCGCTCGGGCCAGGCATGCCTCCCTAGAAAGCCAGCAGCGCCAGGACCTGGAGCAGAGAGCAAAAGCTGTGTCCACGCTGCAAGGCGAGCTAGCACAGGCCAAGCTGGAGGCAGCCGAGGTGCCGTCGCTGCgggagcagctggcagaaaAGGAGCGGGCCCTGCAGGAGTATGAGAGCAGCAAGGCGGCAGCCttggaagagaggaagaagcTCCTGGAAGAGACGCAGAGACTGACAAGTCAG GTGGACGAGCTGAATAAAAAGCTGACTCAGCATGAGAAGGCCACCTGGACCCAGCAGCAGAGAGTTAAA GCACTTgaaggggagctgcaggcagcagtcaCAAGCCATCAGGAGaaggtggcagagctgcaggtgcagctcacccagaaggagcaggcagctgagcaCTACAAAGGGCAG ATGGAGAAGGCAAAAAGTCATTACGATGCCAAGAAGCAGCAGAACCAGGAGCTATCAGAGAAGCTGAAGGCCATGGAGCACCTGCAGAAAGAGAACACAGAGCTTCAGAGCAAATCAGAGAGGCTGGCCAAGGAGCTACAGCAGAGCATCCTGCAGGCCAAGGAGTCTGAGATGAGCTGCAAGAATCTTACCAGCCAGATCTGCAGCCTGGAAGCTCAG GTGCAGGAACTCAGGAAGTTCCAGGGGAAGACTGCCACAGTAAAGGGACATGAGGCTTCCTTCGAGAGTGTGGCTGACCAGAGCACTGATAGCCTCGAtgaagcacagcagctcagctcccccag GAAGGCTACCAGCTCTCAGCTGGAAGTCTCAGTGGCGCCGTCAGACAGTGAAGAGTCACTGCTGTCTCAGCGGCTGCCCCAGAGGAAGTCATCCCTGGAGAGTCTCTACTTTACTCCCATCCTCTCTGCAACGCGgtcacagctccagagcagcgCCAACTTCCCGGGAGACTTCTCGCTCGACTCCGGCTGCAAGACCCGCTCTGCCCGGCACCGCACCACCATCAACATCACCATGACAGAT AAACAGGCAGAGTCTGAGGAACTCGTCTGCATCAAGAACATCCCATTGGCTCAGTCCACAAAAACATCTTCCCCTGCTAAGGGCCGTCTGCGCTCAGGTGCCTCCACCCGCTCCCTCACCAGCTTCTCCTCCCAGGAAAGTCTTGCAAAGCTGGAAGCCTCTTCCCCAGAGAAGACCCCTGGCCATTCAGTACTGCTGGGCCTCCCTGGGTACCGACCAGTCACCCGTAGCTCCCTGCGCTTGCAGCggaccagcagctccagcctcg GCCAGAGCACCATGAAGCTGGGCATGTGCCAGGACGAGCCGGAGCAGCTGGATGACTGGAACCGCATTGCAGAGCTGCAGCGGCGGAACCAGGCCCGCCCCCCCCACCTGAAAACCAGCTACCCCCTAGAGAGCATG ccctccacCTCCTTGGGAACCATCACGGATGAGGATGTGAAGATGGGGGACCCAGAAGAGACGCTGCAACGTGGCAGCAGGCAGTCTTCCCAGCCCATCGCCACCGGCAGCCGGcgcagcagccaggccagcagcatcACCACCCGGCAGCGGAGGAAGCGCCTCTCGGAGGAGACCCACCAGGGCCCTGACACCCCCCCG TCCAAGAAGCCAACCAGCTGCTTCCCACggccccagagctcccaggacCGCAGTGTGCAGAGTGGCTCCCAGGTCAGTCAAGACAGTGAGCAGCGAGCCCCAGCCACACCA GCTCAGAGGCGCCAGTCGATGGCGTTCAGCATCCTCAACAcccccagggagctggggagacGCCTGCTGCGCCGGGCAATCACCCAGAGGAGCACTCCCACATCCTCCAGCGGCACCCGCCGCTCGTCCCGCATCGCCACCGCCAAGTCCCCAAAGGGCAAG GCCAGTCGCCAGTCGCGCAAGGACAAGCGATCCTGA